One window of Fusobacterium polymorphum genomic DNA carries:
- a CDS encoding basic amino acid ABC transporter substrate-binding protein, whose amino-acid sequence MKKFVKLMLISLLSIVISISVFAKNNVVYVGTNAEFAPFEYLDKNKIVGFDIDLLDAISKETGLEFKIQDMAFDGLLPALQTKKVDMVIAGMTATPERQKAVAFSKPYFKAKQVVITKGVDKSLKSFKDLAGKKVGVMLGFTGDTVVSEIKGVKVERFNAAYAAILALSQNKIDAVVLDSEPAKKYTANNKQFVIANIPAEEEDYAIAFRKNDKELINKVNAALDKIKANGEYDKILKKYFK is encoded by the coding sequence ATGAAAAAATTTGTTAAATTAATGCTTATTTCTTTATTATCTATTGTAATTTCTATTTCTGTATTTGCAAAAAATAATGTTGTTTATGTTGGAACAAATGCAGAATTTGCTCCATTTGAATATCTTGATAAAAATAAAATAGTTGGTTTTGATATTGATTTATTAGATGCTATTTCAAAGGAAACTGGCTTAGAGTTTAAGATTCAAGATATGGCTTTTGATGGTTTATTACCAGCTTTACAAACTAAAAAAGTTGATATGGTTATAGCTGGAATGACTGCAACACCTGAAAGACAAAAAGCAGTTGCTTTTTCAAAACCATATTTTAAAGCTAAACAAGTAGTAATAACAAAAGGTGTAGATAAATCTCTAAAATCATTTAAAGATTTGGCTGGTAAAAAAGTTGGAGTTATGTTAGGTTTCACAGGAGATACTGTTGTTAGTGAAATTAAAGGAGTAAAAGTTGAAAGATTTAATGCTGCCTATGCTGCAATTTTAGCACTATCTCAAAATAAAATAGATGCTGTAGTACTTGATTCTGAACCAGCTAAAAAATATACTGCTAACAATAAACAATTTGTTATAGCTAATATTCCTGCTGAGGAAGAAGACTATGCTATTGCTTTTAGAAAAAATGATAAAGAATTAATTAATAAAGTTAATGCTGCTCTTGATAAGATAAAAGCTAATGGAGAATATGATAAAATACTAAAAAAATATTTTAAATAG
- a CDS encoding amino acid ABC transporter ATP-binding protein, translating to MINVENLSKNFGDLKVLKNISTTINKGEIISIIGPSGSGKSTFLRCINKLEEPTEGHIYIDGMDLMDKKTDINKIRERVGMVFQHFNLFPNMTVLENLTLSPIMVKKESKEEAEKYASYLLEKVGLSDKANSYPTQLSGGQKQRIAIARALAMKPEVILFDEPTSALDPEMIKEVLDVMRDLAKEGMTMLIVTHEMGFARNVGNRILFMDNGEIIEDCSPRNFFENPTNERIKDFLNKVLNK from the coding sequence GTGATTAATGTTGAAAATTTATCTAAAAATTTTGGAGATTTAAAAGTTTTAAAAAATATTTCTACTACTATCAATAAAGGAGAAATTATTTCTATAATTGGTCCATCTGGAAGTGGAAAATCAACATTTTTAAGATGTATTAATAAATTAGAAGAGCCAACAGAAGGACATATCTATATAGATGGTATGGATCTAATGGATAAAAAAACAGATATAAATAAAATTAGAGAGAGAGTTGGAATGGTGTTTCAACATTTTAACTTATTTCCTAATATGACAGTTTTGGAAAATCTTACTCTTTCTCCCATAATGGTAAAAAAAGAAAGTAAAGAAGAAGCAGAAAAATATGCTTCATATCTTCTTGAAAAAGTAGGTTTATCTGATAAGGCTAATTCTTATCCAACTCAATTATCAGGTGGTCAAAAGCAAAGAATTGCTATTGCAAGAGCCTTAGCTATGAAACCAGAGGTAATATTGTTTGATGAGCCAACATCAGCCTTAGATCCAGAAATGATAAAAGAAGTTCTTGATGTTATGAGAGATTTAGCAAAAGAAGGTATGACTATGCTTATAGTTACTCATGAAATGGGATTTGCTAGAAATGTTGGTAATAGAATTTTATTTATGGATAATGGAGAAATTATTGAAGATTGTTCACCAAGAAATTTCTTTGAAAATCCTACAAATGAAAGAATTAAAGATTTTTTAAATAAGGTTTTAAATAAATAA
- a CDS encoding glycogen debranching protein, whose translation MYYNFNQYINLGATLEKNGCNFAIYLKEIKTLSLNIFYSSEDTVPYERYILNPSEHRLGNIWSIFLENIKEGTLYNWEINGVPILDPYALAYTGNETIENKKSIVLARVGTETKHILIPKKDMIIYEAHIGLFTKSPSSNTLNAATYSAFEEKIPYLKNLGINVVEFLPVFEWDDYTGNLDRESFFLKNVWGYNPINFFALTKKYSSSNNEDSANEINEFKKLVSSLHKNGIEVVLDVVYNHTAEGGVGGKTYNFKAMGEDIFYTKDKENNFINFSGCGNTLNCNHKVVKDMIIQSLLYWYLEVGVDGFRFDLAPVLGRDSNSQWARHSLLHELVEHPILSHAKLIAESWDLGGYFVGAMPSGWCEWNGAYRDTVRQFIRGDFGQVPELIKRIFGSVDIFHANKNGYQSSINFICCHDGFTMWDLVSYNLKHNLLNGENNQDGENNNHSYNHGEEGFTENPHIISLRKQQIKNMILILYISQGIPMLLMGDEMGRTQLGNNNAYCQDNPTTWVDWDRKKDFEDVFLFTKNMINLRKSYSIFKKETPLIEGEEIILHGIKLYQPDLSFHSLSIAFQLKDIKSNTDFYIAFNSYSEQLCFELPILENKSWYIVTDTSKVDTYDFKEIKWQGTHCCVLPKSSVILISK comes from the coding sequence ATGTACTATAATTTTAATCAGTATATTAATTTAGGAGCTACCTTAGAAAAGAATGGTTGCAATTTTGCTATCTATTTAAAGGAAATAAAAACTCTTTCTTTAAATATTTTTTATTCTTCAGAAGATACTGTTCCTTATGAAAGATATATATTAAACCCTTCTGAACATAGATTAGGAAATATTTGGAGTATATTTTTAGAAAATATAAAAGAAGGTACTCTTTATAATTGGGAAATTAATGGAGTACCCATATTAGATCCTTATGCCCTTGCATATACTGGAAATGAAACTATTGAAAATAAAAAATCTATTGTTCTTGCAAGAGTAGGAACTGAAACAAAACATATTTTAATTCCAAAAAAAGATATGATAATCTATGAAGCTCATATTGGATTATTTACAAAGTCTCCAAGTTCAAATACTTTAAATGCTGCAACTTATTCTGCTTTTGAAGAAAAAATACCTTATTTAAAAAATTTAGGTATTAATGTTGTGGAGTTTCTACCAGTTTTTGAATGGGATGATTATACTGGTAATCTTGATAGAGAATCTTTTTTCCTAAAAAATGTTTGGGGGTATAACCCTATCAATTTTTTTGCTTTAACAAAAAAATATTCTTCTTCAAATAATGAAGATTCTGCTAATGAAATTAATGAATTTAAAAAGTTGGTTTCTTCTCTACATAAAAATGGTATAGAAGTAGTTTTAGATGTTGTTTATAACCATACAGCAGAAGGTGGAGTAGGTGGAAAAACATATAATTTTAAAGCTATGGGTGAAGATATTTTTTATACCAAAGATAAAGAAAATAATTTTATAAACTTTTCTGGTTGTGGAAATACTTTGAATTGTAATCATAAGGTTGTAAAAGATATGATAATTCAATCTTTACTTTATTGGTATTTAGAAGTTGGTGTTGATGGATTTCGTTTTGACTTAGCACCTGTTTTAGGCAGAGATTCTAACAGTCAATGGGCTAGACACTCTTTGTTACATGAATTAGTTGAACATCCTATTTTATCTCATGCCAAGTTAATTGCTGAAAGTTGGGATTTAGGAGGATATTTTGTAGGAGCCATGCCAAGTGGTTGGTGTGAATGGAATGGAGCATATAGAGATACAGTTAGACAGTTTATAAGAGGTGATTTTGGACAAGTTCCTGAACTTATTAAAAGAATATTTGGAAGTGTTGATATTTTTCATGCTAATAAAAATGGTTATCAATCAAGTATAAATTTTATTTGTTGTCATGATGGCTTCACTATGTGGGATTTAGTTAGTTATAATTTAAAACATAATCTTTTAAATGGAGAAAATAATCAAGATGGAGAAAATAATAACCATTCATATAATCACGGTGAGGAAGGATTTACTGAAAATCCTCATATTATTTCTCTTAGAAAACAACAAATTAAAAATATGATTCTTATTTTATATATTTCTCAAGGAATTCCAATGTTACTTATGGGAGATGAAATGGGAAGAACTCAACTAGGTAATAACAATGCTTATTGTCAAGATAACCCTACAACTTGGGTTGATTGGGATAGAAAGAAAGATTTTGAAGATGTTTTTCTTTTCACTAAAAATATGATAAATTTAAGAAAATCTTATTCTATTTTTAAAAAGGAAACTCCACTAATTGAAGGAGAAGAAATTATTTTACATGGTATCAAATTATATCAACCAGATTTAAGTTTCCATTCTCTTTCTATTGCCTTTCAATTAAAAGATATAAAAAGTAATACTGATTTTTATATAGCATTTAACTCGTATAGTGAACAACTTTGTTTTGAACTACCTATACTTGAAAATAAATCTTGGTATATTGTAACTGACACTTCAAAAGTTGATACTTATGATTTTAAAGAAATTAAATGGCAAGGAACTCATTGTTGTGTTTTACCAAAGTCATCAGTAATTTTAATCTCTAAATAA
- a CDS encoding fructose-1,6-bisphosphatase, whose product MNTEIKYLELLSKTFKNIAETSTEIINLQAIMNLPKGTEHFMTDIHGEYEAFNHVLRNGSGTIRNKIEEAYGNTLTENDKKELASIIYYPKEKVELMQNKDNFNIDKWMITIIYRLIEVCKVVCSKYTRSKVRKAMTKDFEYILQELLYEKKELANKKEYFDSIVDTIISIDRGKEFIIAICNLIQRLNIDHLHIVGDIYDRGPFPHLIMDTLAEYNNLDIQWGNHDILWIGAALGNKACIANVIRICCRYNNNDILEEAYGINLLPFATFAMKYYGNDPCKRFRAKEGVDSDLIAQMHKAMSIIQFKVEGLYSERNPELEMSSRESLKHINYEKGTINLNGVEYPLNDTNFPTVNPENPLELLEEEAELLDKLQASFLGSEKLQKHMQLLFSKGGMYLKYNSNLLFHACIPMEPNGEFSELFVEDGYYKGKALLDKIDNIVRQAYYDRKNVEVNKKHRDFIWYLWAGRLSPLFGKDVMKTFERYFIDDKATHKETKNPYHKLINDEKICDKIFEDFGLNPRTSHIINGHIPVKVKEGESPIKANGKLLIIDGGFSRAYQSTTGIAGYTLTYNSYGMKLASHLKFISKEAAIKDGTDMISSHIIVETKSKRMKVKDTDIGKSIQTQINDLKKLLKAYRIGLIKSN is encoded by the coding sequence ATGAACACAGAAATTAAGTACTTAGAGTTATTATCTAAAACTTTTAAAAATATTGCAGAAACATCAACTGAAATAATAAACTTACAAGCCATAATGAATCTTCCTAAGGGAACTGAACACTTTATGACGGATATACATGGAGAATATGAGGCTTTTAACCATGTTTTAAGAAATGGTTCAGGAACAATTAGAAATAAGATAGAAGAAGCTTATGGAAATACTCTTACAGAAAATGATAAAAAAGAATTGGCTTCAATAATATATTATCCAAAAGAAAAAGTTGAACTTATGCAAAATAAGGATAACTTTAATATAGATAAATGGATGATAACTATTATTTATAGATTGATTGAAGTTTGTAAAGTAGTTTGTTCAAAATATACAAGATCAAAAGTTAGAAAAGCTATGACAAAAGATTTTGAATATATTTTACAAGAATTACTTTATGAAAAAAAAGAATTAGCCAATAAAAAAGAATATTTTGATAGTATTGTTGATACTATTATTTCAATAGACAGGGGGAAAGAATTTATAATAGCAATCTGTAATTTAATTCAAAGATTAAATATAGATCATTTACATATAGTTGGAGATATTTATGATAGAGGTCCATTTCCACATTTAATAATGGATACCTTAGCTGAATATAATAATTTAGATATACAATGGGGGAATCATGATATTCTCTGGATAGGGGCAGCTCTAGGAAATAAAGCTTGTATAGCTAATGTTATTAGAATATGTTGTAGATATAATAATAATGATATATTAGAAGAAGCTTATGGGATAAATTTATTACCTTTTGCAACTTTTGCTATGAAATATTATGGTAATGATCCTTGTAAAAGATTTAGAGCAAAAGAAGGTGTGGATAGTGATTTAATTGCACAGATGCATAAAGCTATGAGTATAATTCAATTTAAAGTTGAAGGGCTTTATTCAGAAAGAAATCCTGAGCTTGAAATGTCATCAAGAGAATCTTTAAAACATATAAATTATGAAAAAGGGACTATTAATTTAAATGGAGTAGAATATCCTTTAAATGATACAAATTTTCCAACAGTAAATCCAGAAAATCCATTGGAATTATTAGAAGAAGAAGCAGAACTTTTAGATAAATTGCAAGCATCTTTTTTAGGAAGTGAAAAATTACAAAAACATATGCAACTTTTATTTTCTAAAGGTGGTATGTATTTAAAATATAATTCTAATTTATTATTCCATGCTTGTATACCTATGGAGCCAAATGGAGAATTTAGTGAACTTTTTGTTGAAGATGGTTATTATAAAGGGAAAGCATTATTAGATAAAATTGATAATATTGTTAGACAAGCTTATTATGATAGAAAAAATGTTGAAGTAAATAAAAAACATAGAGATTTTATTTGGTATTTATGGGCTGGAAGATTATCTCCACTTTTTGGAAAAGATGTTATGAAAACATTTGAGAGATATTTTATAGATGATAAAGCAACTCATAAAGAAACAAAAAATCCATATCACAAATTGATAAATGATGAAAAAATTTGTGATAAAATTTTTGAAGATTTTGGTTTAAATCCAAGAACTTCTCATATAATAAATGGGCATATTCCAGTTAAAGTTAAAGAAGGAGAATCTCCAATAAAAGCAAATGGAAAACTTTTAATAATAGATGGTGGTTTTTCAAGAGCATATCAGTCTACAACTGGTATAGCAGGATATACATTGACATATAATTCTTATGGTATGAAACTTGCTTCACATTTAAAATTTATATCTAAAGAAGCAGCAATTAAAGATGGAACAGATATGATTTCTTCACATATAATTGTTGAAACTAAGAGTAAGAGAATGAAGGTAAAAGATACTGATATTGGAAAAAGTATTCAAACTCAAATAAATGATTTAAAAAAATTGTTAAAGGCTTATAGAATAGGTCTTATCAAATCAAATTAG